Proteins from a genomic interval of Microbacterium abyssi:
- a CDS encoding TlpA family protein disulfide reductase — MPFASTIRTTRDGRPSRNRRSRRLLGAALAAVIAVSLSACGADPVAQQYLSGDGKGYISADGAVEEIPVAERGEPVVFGGVTENGEQFDSADIAGDVTVVNFWYAGCAPCRVEAGDLEEVWREYSEDDVSFVGINIYDQADTARSFAKTYGVTYPSIMDVDSGSAKLAFASATPIQATPTTLVLDKQGRVAARIIGPVDGPSILSTLVGDALAEGA; from the coding sequence GTGCCTTTCGCCTCGACGATTCGAACGACTCGCGACGGCCGCCCCTCCCGCAATCGACGCTCTCGTCGGCTGCTCGGAGCCGCGCTCGCCGCGGTTATCGCCGTCTCCCTGAGCGCCTGCGGCGCCGACCCCGTCGCCCAGCAGTACCTCTCCGGTGACGGCAAGGGCTACATCTCCGCGGACGGAGCGGTCGAGGAGATCCCGGTCGCTGAGCGCGGGGAGCCCGTGGTCTTCGGCGGGGTGACGGAGAACGGCGAGCAGTTCGACAGCGCGGACATCGCCGGTGACGTCACGGTCGTGAACTTCTGGTACGCCGGTTGCGCGCCGTGCCGCGTCGAGGCGGGTGACCTCGAAGAGGTCTGGCGGGAATACAGCGAAGACGACGTGTCGTTCGTCGGCATCAACATCTACGACCAGGCAGACACGGCCCGCTCGTTCGCGAAGACCTACGGCGTGACCTACCCCAGCATCATGGACGTCGACAGCGGTTCGGCGAAGCTCGCCTTCGCCAGCGCCACCCCGATCCAGGCCACTCCGACCACACTCGTGCTCGACAAGCAGGGGCGGGTCGCCGCTCGGATAATCGGACCGGTGGACGGCCCCAGCATCCTCTCGACGCTCGTGGGCGACGCGCTCGCGGAGGGCGCGTGA
- a CDS encoding YhgE/Pip family protein produces MNLSIERARSRKPITLLTILGVLLLPAIIGGILVAALQNPTERLDTMTAAIVNLDEPVTIDDQTTPLGRQLASGLVEGSDDMDSNLTWVISNEEDAVDGLADGSYQAVVTIPAEFSAAATSAGQTISNGSGSPEQATIRVTTPDDGLVADDLITSQIASVAASSMGTMLSEATMENVLVGFTTIGDQIGEAASGALELADGARSAADGAAELPDGATQLADGAAELGSGASELSSGLGTIASGTRDAASGATELGNGLTSGAAALNQSGLVPDQLFTAADGAQQATAGVKTGVDDLAEGMNALLAACVGRETTDPVCVGLADMAQGMPQLQGVAGAASKAAAGTATGLSAFDAEATKNVAGQLNTAGAGAISLADGLTQLADGTDQSAAGASALGTGATQLSDGATALADGAGELATGLDTLATGTGDLAGGLQTATEQLPSFSDDESTSLASVIADPVTSNAEANTIFGPTAIPLLAAVVLWFGGLASFLVMRAHTARTLTSRRSSAWLTLGAFGPAAAIGAGQGLLVALIVQIVASYDAATWWAFAGTAVLAGVAFAAVNQALVAVFGGAGRWISALIGVVAVATGLISTVPGWLASIGAALPTAPAFTGLIAANGAAVAGLVVWGVLSLIVTTVVVALRRTTSAKAVLAAA; encoded by the coding sequence ATGAACCTCTCCATCGAGCGGGCACGGTCCCGCAAGCCCATCACCCTGCTGACGATCCTCGGTGTGCTGCTGCTGCCGGCCATCATCGGCGGCATTCTCGTCGCGGCGCTGCAGAATCCGACCGAGCGGCTCGACACGATGACCGCGGCGATCGTGAACCTCGACGAGCCCGTCACGATCGACGACCAGACCACGCCGCTCGGGCGTCAGCTCGCATCGGGTCTGGTCGAGGGGTCGGATGACATGGACTCGAACCTCACGTGGGTCATCTCCAACGAGGAGGATGCCGTGGATGGCCTCGCCGACGGCAGCTACCAGGCCGTCGTCACGATCCCCGCGGAGTTCTCCGCGGCGGCGACCTCGGCCGGGCAGACCATCTCGAACGGCAGCGGGTCGCCCGAGCAGGCCACGATCCGGGTGACGACCCCGGACGACGGGCTCGTCGCCGACGACCTCATCACTTCGCAGATCGCGTCGGTCGCGGCCAGCAGCATGGGCACCATGCTGAGCGAGGCGACCATGGAGAACGTGCTGGTCGGCTTCACGACCATCGGCGACCAGATCGGTGAAGCGGCGAGCGGGGCCTTGGAGCTCGCCGACGGCGCGCGTTCTGCGGCCGACGGGGCGGCCGAGCTGCCGGACGGTGCGACGCAGCTCGCCGATGGCGCTGCGGAGCTCGGATCGGGTGCATCGGAACTGTCCTCTGGACTCGGGACCATCGCGTCGGGGACGCGGGATGCCGCGAGCGGGGCGACTGAACTGGGGAACGGGCTGACGAGTGGCGCTGCGGCGCTGAATCAGAGCGGGCTCGTGCCCGATCAGCTGTTCACTGCGGCGGACGGCGCGCAGCAGGCGACCGCGGGCGTCAAGACAGGCGTCGACGACCTGGCCGAGGGCATGAATGCGCTGTTGGCCGCGTGCGTCGGCCGTGAGACCACCGATCCGGTCTGCGTCGGACTCGCAGACATGGCACAGGGGATGCCGCAGCTGCAGGGCGTGGCGGGGGCTGCTTCGAAGGCCGCGGCTGGAACCGCAACCGGACTCAGCGCCTTCGACGCAGAGGCGACGAAGAACGTCGCCGGACAGCTGAACACCGCCGGAGCCGGGGCGATCAGCCTCGCCGACGGCCTGACCCAGCTCGCGGACGGCACTGACCAGTCCGCGGCCGGAGCCTCCGCACTCGGTACCGGCGCCACGCAGCTGAGCGATGGCGCCACCGCCCTCGCCGACGGTGCAGGCGAGCTCGCCACCGGCCTCGACACGCTCGCGACCGGAACCGGCGACCTCGCCGGCGGACTGCAGACCGCGACGGAGCAGCTCCCGTCGTTCAGCGACGACGAGTCGACGTCGCTTGCGTCCGTCATCGCCGACCCGGTGACCTCGAACGCCGAGGCGAACACGATCTTCGGCCCGACGGCGATCCCGCTTCTCGCGGCCGTGGTGCTGTGGTTCGGCGGACTCGCGTCGTTCCTCGTGATGCGCGCGCACACCGCACGGACTCTTACGTCGCGCCGCTCGTCGGCGTGGCTGACGCTGGGCGCGTTCGGCCCCGCTGCGGCGATCGGTGCGGGGCAGGGGCTGCTCGTCGCTCTGATCGTGCAGATCGTCGCCTCGTACGACGCCGCCACCTGGTGGGCGTTCGCGGGGACCGCAGTTCTTGCAGGCGTCGCATTCGCCGCGGTGAACCAGGCGCTCGTCGCCGTCTTCGGTGGCGCCGGACGCTGGATCAGCGCGCTCATCGGCGTCGTCGCCGTCGCGACCGGGCTCATCTCGACCGTGCCCGGATGGCTCGCCTCGATCGGGGCGGCGCTTCCGACCGCGCCCGCGTTCACCGGCTTGATCGCCGCGAACGGCGCTGCCGTCGCGGGACTCGTCGTATGGGGCGTGCTGTCGCTGATCGTCACGACGGTCGTGGTGGCACTGCGGCGCACGACCTCTGCGAAGGCGGTGCTCGCCGCGGCGTAG
- a CDS encoding MerR family transcriptional regulator, whose protein sequence is MKSNDAHPWSVGDVAERFDLPTNVLRHWESVDLLRPERDGAGRRRYGEADVVRIAIIQRSKLAGMTLEQIAVLLDDGRSGRHEVLHAHLDDLDKRMLEMQRSREMTEHALRCRAHDIMTCPRFRAGVDDVLARF, encoded by the coding sequence ATGAAGTCAAACGATGCGCATCCCTGGTCCGTCGGCGATGTCGCCGAACGCTTCGATCTGCCCACGAACGTGCTCCGGCACTGGGAGAGCGTCGACCTTCTCCGCCCCGAACGGGATGGCGCGGGGCGGAGGCGATACGGCGAGGCGGATGTCGTGCGCATCGCGATCATCCAGCGCAGCAAGCTCGCCGGCATGACGCTCGAGCAGATCGCCGTGCTGCTCGACGACGGACGCTCCGGACGGCACGAGGTGCTGCACGCGCACCTGGACGATCTCGACAAGCGGATGCTGGAGATGCAGCGATCCCGTGAGATGACCGAGCACGCGCTCCGCTGCCGCGCCCACGACATCATGACGTGTCCGCGGTTCCGCGCCGGCGTCGACGACGTCTTGGCGCGGTTCTGA
- the resB gene encoding cytochrome c biogenesis protein ResB yields MTSSDPLRPSDHIDGDGASINQPRLGFVGWLRWGWRQLTSMRTAIILLLVLAIAAIPGSIFPQRMADPNGVTQWETDNPDLFPVLDAMGLFDVYLSPWFSAIYLLLFISLVGCVIPRIKHHLKALRARPPRTPARLQRLEDHREVVRPAGADADAEASRSIDVAQKQLKALGYRVERYDTASKSGRTYSVSAERGYWRETGNLIFHLALVGVLITVGVGGSFAYTGQRVVVEGQTFVNTLLDYESMNRGRFVGDDALSPYSMTLDSFDVTYQEYGSAASGQAGDFLANVTVRENGETREDAVRVNHPLDIAGDKIYLLGNGYAPTITVRNADDEVVYSNSVPFLPQDNALTSLGVIKVTDGMPEQLGIAAFLYPSAVQLESGAYASAHGDLLAPLLTLRIYEGDLGVDDGTPRSVYVLDTEELTPIVGDESGAPSIELQPGETAELPDGRGSITFEDESPAGATDFTQSVKRFASLQVHHDASAVWVLVFALLALAGLMLALFIPRRRMWVKASVAEGSDGESTVRLEYAGLARGEDPTLGAAVDDLAAGHARLLDSPSSETTRK; encoded by the coding sequence GTGACGTCTTCCGATCCGCTCCGCCCGTCCGACCACATCGACGGCGACGGCGCCTCGATCAATCAGCCGCGTCTCGGGTTCGTCGGCTGGCTGCGCTGGGGCTGGCGCCAGCTGACGTCGATGCGCACGGCGATCATCCTGCTGCTCGTCCTCGCGATCGCCGCGATCCCCGGCTCGATCTTCCCGCAGCGGATGGCCGACCCGAACGGCGTCACGCAGTGGGAGACCGACAACCCCGACCTGTTCCCCGTGCTCGATGCGATGGGGCTGTTCGACGTGTACCTGTCGCCGTGGTTCTCGGCGATCTACCTGCTGCTGTTCATCTCGCTCGTCGGCTGCGTCATCCCGCGCATCAAGCACCATCTCAAGGCCCTGCGCGCACGTCCGCCGCGGACGCCCGCGCGCCTGCAGCGTCTCGAGGATCACCGCGAGGTCGTGCGTCCTGCGGGCGCGGATGCCGACGCCGAGGCATCCCGCTCCATCGACGTCGCGCAGAAGCAGCTGAAGGCACTCGGCTATCGCGTCGAGCGGTACGACACGGCATCGAAGTCCGGCCGCACGTACTCGGTGTCGGCCGAGCGCGGGTACTGGCGCGAGACCGGCAACCTCATCTTCCACCTGGCGCTGGTCGGCGTGCTGATCACGGTCGGCGTCGGCGGCAGCTTCGCCTACACCGGCCAGCGCGTCGTCGTCGAGGGGCAGACGTTCGTCAACACGCTGTTGGACTACGAGTCGATGAACCGCGGCCGGTTCGTCGGCGATGACGCGCTCAGCCCGTACTCGATGACTCTCGACTCGTTCGATGTGACCTACCAGGAGTACGGCTCCGCGGCATCCGGGCAGGCCGGCGACTTCTTGGCCAACGTGACCGTCCGCGAGAACGGCGAGACCCGCGAGGATGCCGTGCGCGTCAATCACCCGCTCGACATCGCCGGCGACAAGATCTACCTGCTCGGCAACGGCTATGCGCCGACCATCACGGTGCGCAATGCGGACGACGAGGTCGTCTACAGCAACTCCGTGCCCTTCCTGCCGCAGGACAACGCGCTCACCTCGCTCGGCGTCATCAAGGTCACCGACGGGATGCCGGAACAGCTCGGCATTGCGGCATTCCTCTACCCGAGCGCGGTCCAACTCGAGAGCGGGGCCTACGCGTCGGCGCACGGCGACCTGCTCGCGCCGCTGCTCACGCTCCGCATCTACGAGGGCGACCTCGGCGTCGACGACGGCACACCGCGATCGGTGTACGTGCTGGACACCGAGGAGCTCACCCCGATCGTCGGCGATGAGAGCGGCGCACCGTCGATCGAACTGCAGCCGGGGGAGACGGCAGAGCTTCCGGACGGTCGGGGTTCGATCACCTTCGAGGACGAGTCGCCTGCCGGAGCCACGGACTTCACTCAGTCGGTCAAGCGGTTCGCATCGCTGCAGGTGCACCACGACGCATCCGCCGTGTGGGTGCTCGTGTTCGCGCTGCTCGCACTCGCCGGCCTCATGCTCGCGCTGTTCATCCCGCGTCGCCGCATGTGGGTGAAGGCATCCGTCGCCGAGGGCTCCGACGGCGAGAGCACAGTGCGGCTCGAGTACGCCGGTCTCGCCCGTGGCGAGGACCCGACCCTGGGCGCCGCCGTCGATGACCTCGCTGCGGGCCATGCGCGACTGCTCGACTCCCCTTCCTCTGAAACCACCCGAAAGTAG
- a CDS encoding TetR/AcrR family transcriptional regulator: MTIPVTRRRENTRARLMDAAAQVFAEAGLEGASVEAICERAGFTRGAFYSNFASKDELFLELASSVAEQRLASVRGRIEEFVATGVLSGDADPTALVQRVMDSGLDDRLSVLMMSEIRIRALRDEEFGKAYLAQDRAMIASIEGIVQGIVDSGLFALRVDVPTAAQMLTVQWEGCMARAAVSGWDGEKLHRAGAEALGQLVDLIIAPAEG, translated from the coding sequence ATGACGATTCCCGTGACGAGGCGGCGTGAGAACACGCGGGCGCGACTGATGGATGCCGCGGCGCAGGTCTTCGCCGAGGCCGGTCTGGAAGGCGCCAGCGTCGAGGCGATCTGCGAGCGCGCCGGCTTCACGCGCGGAGCCTTCTATTCCAACTTCGCGTCCAAGGACGAGCTGTTCCTCGAGCTCGCATCCTCTGTCGCCGAGCAGCGGCTGGCATCCGTGCGCGGGCGGATCGAGGAGTTCGTCGCCACGGGAGTGCTCAGCGGCGACGCCGATCCCACGGCGCTCGTGCAGCGGGTCATGGATTCCGGGCTGGACGACAGGCTCAGCGTGCTCATGATGAGCGAGATCCGCATCCGGGCGCTGCGGGACGAGGAGTTCGGCAAGGCCTATCTCGCGCAGGATCGGGCCATGATCGCGAGCATCGAGGGCATCGTCCAGGGCATCGTCGACTCGGGGCTGTTCGCGCTGCGCGTCGATGTGCCGACGGCCGCGCAGATGCTCACGGTCCAGTGGGAGGGCTGCATGGCCCGTGCCGCGGTGTCGGGCTGGGATGGCGAGAAGCTGCACCGTGCCGGTGCCGAGGCGCTGGGTCAGCTCGTCGACCTGATCATCGCGCCCGCTGAGGGCTGA
- the ccsB gene encoding c-type cytochrome biogenesis protein CcsB, whose translation MPDLDSLSILLIWTAIAIYAAAFVAYAFDLARRSEVSADARLVREREAVLVGAGAASAGADAADAASEEPTKPRYVMARIGTALTVLGFLFQLAATITRGIAAERVPWANLYEFAMTGTLLVVLVYLVVNTRIDLRFLGTFITGLVVVLMGAAAISFYVGVVPLMDPLKSVWLVIHVFVASLGTAFFALACALSVLQLMQSRRERRLVEAVEKPGPKFLGTLPNADRLEGMAFRFAIVGFIFWTFTLIAGAIWAQDAWGRYWGFDVKETWTFIIWVLYAGYIHARATRGWRGNPSAWLSIVGFTAVIFNFTIVNVFFKGLHAYSGLS comes from the coding sequence ATGCCCGACCTCGATTCCCTCTCGATCCTGCTCATCTGGACGGCGATCGCGATCTATGCGGCGGCCTTCGTGGCGTACGCCTTCGACCTCGCGCGTCGCTCCGAGGTGAGCGCGGATGCGCGACTGGTCCGCGAGCGCGAGGCCGTGCTCGTCGGTGCAGGTGCAGCTTCTGCGGGTGCGGACGCTGCGGACGCGGCATCCGAGGAGCCGACGAAGCCGCGGTACGTGATGGCGCGGATCGGCACGGCGCTGACCGTGTTGGGTTTCCTGTTCCAGCTCGCCGCGACGATCACGCGCGGGATCGCGGCGGAGCGCGTGCCGTGGGCGAACCTGTACGAGTTCGCCATGACCGGCACGCTGCTGGTCGTGCTCGTCTATCTCGTGGTGAACACGCGGATCGATCTGCGGTTCCTCGGCACGTTCATCACCGGGCTCGTCGTCGTGCTGATGGGGGCTGCGGCGATCAGCTTCTACGTGGGTGTCGTGCCGCTGATGGATCCGCTCAAGAGCGTCTGGCTCGTGATCCACGTGTTCGTCGCGTCACTCGGCACCGCCTTCTTTGCCCTCGCGTGCGCGCTGTCCGTTCTGCAGCTGATGCAGTCGCGGCGCGAGCGGCGGCTCGTCGAGGCGGTTGAGAAGCCCGGGCCGAAGTTCCTCGGTACCCTCCCGAACGCCGACCGCCTCGAGGGCATGGCATTCCGCTTCGCGATCGTCGGATTCATCTTCTGGACCTTCACGCTCATCGCCGGTGCCATCTGGGCGCAGGACGCCTGGGGCCGCTACTGGGGCTTCGACGTCAAGGAGACGTGGACCTTCATCATCTGGGTGCTCTACGCCGGATACATCCACGCCCGCGCGACCCGCGGCTGGCGCGGCAACCCGTCCGCGTGGCTGTCGATCGTCGGCTTCACCGCTGTGATCTTCAACTTCACGATCGTGAACGTCTTCTTCAAGGGACTGCACGCCTACAGCGGCTTGAGCTGA
- a CDS encoding efflux RND transporter permease subunit: MSTLLSSLGRWSFRHPWRVLVAWLIILAAAGGGAVVLQQGTDNSFSIPGTEAQDGLEQLSRSFPQVSGTNAQFIVVAADGEQVTDNAYRVPIEDAVGELADLDDVLAVTSPYDEMVEGMVNEGATAAIVQLQFDGQATDVSDETKEELTAMVDDLRDELPDGSELKLGGDLFAISIPGVTLTEAVGLVIALLVLVVTFRSFVVAGLPLLTAVLGVGISMAGIFAATAFASVSSTTPLLALMLGLAVGIDYALFIMARHQDQVRDGVEPEESAARAVGTAGSAVVFAGITVLIALIGLGFAGIPFLTTMGIAASVAVAVAVAIAVTLTPAVLGFLKGRIVGRPKKQRKGKEPRRGFSERWVGGVTKHPVVTSLAVIIGLGIVAVPALSLNLALPNAGVLAPDDEARQSYDLTAEEFGPGFNGPLVLTGTIITSTDPLTLMEDLGDAVAEIDGVKEVALAVPNETADTGIVQVIPETAPDDPATSDLVRELRSHHDEWLDEFGIDAKVTGFTAVAIDISDQLGGALLPFGVFVIGLSLILLTIVFRSIWVPVTAALGYLLSIIAAFGVVAAVFEWGWLADALHVAKVGPIISFMPIILMGVLFGLAMDYQVFLVSRMREDFVHDADSKSASRADRRAAALRAVRSGFTGSAKVVTAAGLIMFAVFVAFVPEGDSSLKPIALGLAAGIAIDAFLVRMTLIPALMAILGERAWQIPAWLEKILPSVDIEGEAVERERHLAAWPGDGSVVAADGLVLSADAPIVEPLSLRVAPGEALVAMGGDSRVRRAIALTVAGRLTPDAGKLRVAGHLLPGRAAWVRRHVGSVLVDDVDAALVDLREALRGGSALVVIDGIDRFTGGQRDQATTMLQHAAASRPLAVFATASDPGIARDILAEASWPSVDIIDVAQASARNDLEVNA, encoded by the coding sequence GTGTCCACACTCCTGTCGTCCCTCGGACGTTGGTCGTTCCGTCACCCGTGGCGGGTTCTCGTCGCGTGGCTGATCATCCTCGCCGCCGCAGGCGGAGGCGCCGTGGTTCTCCAGCAGGGCACGGACAATTCGTTCAGCATCCCCGGCACGGAGGCGCAGGACGGGCTCGAGCAGCTGTCGCGCTCGTTCCCGCAGGTGAGCGGTACGAACGCGCAGTTCATCGTGGTCGCCGCAGACGGCGAGCAGGTGACGGACAACGCCTACCGCGTGCCGATCGAGGATGCCGTCGGCGAGCTCGCCGACCTCGACGACGTCCTGGCGGTCACCTCGCCGTACGACGAGATGGTCGAGGGCATGGTGAACGAGGGCGCCACCGCCGCCATCGTTCAGCTGCAGTTCGACGGCCAGGCCACCGACGTCTCGGACGAGACGAAGGAAGAGCTCACCGCCATGGTCGACGACCTGCGCGATGAACTGCCCGACGGCTCTGAGCTGAAGCTCGGCGGCGATCTGTTCGCGATCTCGATTCCCGGCGTGACGCTCACCGAGGCGGTCGGACTCGTGATCGCGCTGCTCGTGCTCGTGGTGACGTTCCGGTCGTTCGTGGTCGCCGGGCTCCCACTGCTGACCGCCGTGCTCGGCGTCGGTATCTCGATGGCGGGCATCTTCGCAGCCACCGCCTTCGCCAGCGTGTCGTCGACGACGCCCCTGCTCGCCCTCATGCTCGGGCTCGCGGTCGGCATCGACTACGCCCTGTTCATCATGGCCAGGCACCAGGACCAGGTGCGCGACGGCGTCGAGCCGGAGGAGTCCGCCGCACGTGCAGTCGGAACCGCGGGCTCGGCTGTCGTGTTCGCCGGCATCACGGTGCTGATCGCCCTGATCGGCCTCGGCTTCGCCGGCATCCCGTTCCTCACCACCATGGGTATCGCGGCATCCGTCGCCGTCGCGGTCGCGGTCGCGATCGCCGTCACGCTGACCCCCGCGGTGCTCGGGTTCCTGAAAGGCCGGATCGTCGGACGGCCGAAGAAGCAGCGCAAGGGCAAAGAGCCGCGCCGCGGCTTCAGCGAGCGCTGGGTCGGCGGGGTGACGAAGCATCCGGTCGTCACATCCCTCGCGGTCATCATCGGGCTCGGCATCGTCGCCGTCCCCGCGCTGAGCCTCAACCTGGCGCTCCCGAACGCCGGCGTGCTCGCACCCGACGACGAGGCGCGCCAGAGCTACGACCTCACCGCCGAGGAGTTCGGCCCCGGATTCAACGGCCCCCTCGTGCTCACCGGCACGATCATCACGTCCACCGACCCCCTCACCCTGATGGAGGACCTCGGCGATGCCGTCGCCGAGATCGACGGGGTCAAGGAGGTCGCACTCGCCGTCCCGAACGAGACCGCCGACACCGGCATCGTCCAGGTGATCCCGGAGACCGCCCCGGACGACCCCGCCACCAGCGACCTCGTGCGCGAGCTGCGCTCGCACCACGACGAGTGGCTCGACGAGTTCGGCATCGACGCGAAGGTCACCGGCTTCACCGCCGTCGCGATCGACATCTCCGACCAGCTCGGCGGCGCGCTGCTGCCGTTCGGCGTCTTCGTGATCGGCTTGTCGCTGATCCTGCTGACCATCGTGTTCCGCTCGATCTGGGTGCCGGTCACCGCGGCCCTGGGGTATCTGCTGTCGATCATCGCGGCGTTCGGCGTCGTAGCCGCCGTATTCGAATGGGGCTGGCTCGCCGACGCCCTGCACGTGGCGAAGGTCGGCCCGATCATCAGCTTCATGCCGATCATCCTGATGGGCGTGCTGTTCGGCCTGGCGATGGACTATCAGGTGTTCCTCGTCTCGCGCATGCGTGAGGACTTCGTTCACGACGCGGACTCGAAGTCGGCGTCGCGCGCTGACCGGCGTGCTGCCGCGCTGCGCGCGGTGCGGAGCGGATTCACCGGCTCGGCGAAGGTCGTCACGGCCGCGGGCCTGATCATGTTCGCCGTGTTCGTGGCGTTCGTGCCCGAGGGCGATTCGTCGCTCAAGCCGATCGCGCTAGGGCTCGCCGCCGGCATCGCGATCGATGCCTTCCTCGTCCGCATGACACTGATCCCCGCGCTCATGGCGATCCTCGGCGAGCGCGCCTGGCAGATCCCGGCGTGGCTGGAGAAGATCCTGCCGAGCGTCGACATCGAGGGCGAAGCGGTCGAGCGCGAGCGTCACCTCGCGGCATGGCCGGGCGACGGTTCGGTCGTCGCCGCCGACGGGCTCGTCCTCAGCGCGGATGCCCCGATCGTCGAGCCTCTGTCGCTGCGCGTCGCGCCCGGCGAGGCGCTCGTCGCGATGGGCGGCGACAGCCGCGTTCGTCGCGCGATCGCGCTGACCGTCGCGGGTCGCCTGACTCCGGATGCCGGAAAGCTGCGCGTGGCCGGGCACCTGCTTCCCGGACGTGCCGCCTGGGTGCGCCGCCACGTCGGCAGCGTGCTGGTCGACGACGTGGATGCCGCCCTCGTCGACCTGCGCGAAGCGCTGCGAGGCGGATCGGCACTCGTCGTGATCGACGGCATCGACCGCTTCACCGGAGGCCAGCGCGATCAGGCGACCACGATGCTGCAGCACGCTGCGGCATCTCGTCCGCTCGCGGTGTTCGCGACGGCATCCGACCCGGGCATCGCCCGCGACATCCTGGCGGAGGCCTCCTGGCCGTCCGTCGACATCATCGACGTCGCACAGGCGTCGGCACGCAACGACCTCGAGGTGAACGCATGA
- a CDS encoding cytochrome c biogenesis CcdA family protein, translated as MNTSELIGSGALWLAIPVAMLAGLVSFLSPCVLPLVPGYLGFIGGAVAPRGAAAGSAPNRGRLVLGVLLFILGFSIVFIAFTIIGGAASVFFLQWGDLITRILGVVIIAMGLVFLGLFGFAQREFRMHVTSKTGLIGAPLLGFALGIGWAPCIGPTLTAITAVSWTLGDPWRASFLGLAYSLGLGIPFLLVALGFGWATKTIGFLRRHIRIVNILGGVLLIALGVLMVTGLWTDLMSRLTAVMGSVILPL; from the coding sequence GTGAACACGAGCGAGCTGATCGGCTCCGGCGCACTCTGGCTCGCGATCCCGGTCGCGATGCTCGCCGGACTCGTGTCGTTCCTCTCTCCCTGCGTTCTCCCGCTCGTGCCGGGCTACCTCGGTTTCATCGGGGGAGCGGTGGCGCCGCGGGGCGCGGCAGCAGGCAGCGCCCCCAACCGCGGCCGTCTCGTGCTCGGCGTGCTGCTGTTCATCCTCGGCTTCAGCATCGTGTTCATCGCGTTCACGATCATCGGCGGCGCGGCATCCGTCTTCTTCCTGCAGTGGGGCGACCTGATCACCCGCATCCTGGGCGTCGTCATCATCGCGATGGGCCTGGTGTTCCTGGGGCTCTTCGGCTTCGCCCAGCGCGAGTTCCGGATGCACGTCACTTCGAAGACGGGGCTCATCGGCGCCCCTCTGCTGGGTTTCGCGCTCGGCATCGGCTGGGCGCCGTGCATCGGTCCGACGCTGACCGCGATCACCGCGGTCTCGTGGACGCTCGGCGACCCCTGGCGCGCCTCGTTCCTCGGCTTGGCGTACAGCCTCGGCCTCGGCATCCCGTTCCTGCTCGTCGCCCTCGGGTTCGGCTGGGCGACGAAGACCATCGGGTTCCTGCGCCGGCACATCCGCATCGTGAACATCCTCGGCGGCGTGCTGCTCATCGCGCTCGGCGTCCTGATGGTCACGGGGCTGTGGACCGACCTCATGTCCCGACTGACGGCGGTGATGGGCAGTGTCATCCTCCCGCTCTGA
- a CDS encoding 2'-5' RNA ligase family protein: MRRPFMTHPDQLASLEGQQYLVLRPTGPVSEAYRLVQGELLARVPERTKHPHTEHVTLRGFFEPERREKVAELVREWATRQHPIEIIADAIDAFPAPWQVVIMRLARTASLLEAYSSLTAALEHTDFRRLDERPLDDWIFHLSIVYGKTLSPDAWAELERASRRELTERPRCIVSEAELVWYEDGAEHAEVIPLG; the protein is encoded by the coding sequence ATGCGCCGGCCGTTCATGACCCACCCCGACCAGCTGGCCTCGCTCGAGGGCCAGCAGTACCTCGTGCTGCGCCCGACCGGTCCGGTGTCCGAGGCGTACCGCCTGGTGCAGGGCGAGCTTCTCGCGCGCGTGCCGGAACGCACGAAGCATCCACACACCGAGCACGTCACGCTCCGGGGTTTCTTCGAGCCGGAACGCCGCGAGAAGGTCGCGGAACTCGTGCGCGAATGGGCGACTCGACAGCATCCGATAGAGATCATCGCGGATGCGATCGATGCATTCCCGGCGCCATGGCAGGTCGTGATCATGCGGCTGGCGCGCACCGCATCCCTCCTCGAGGCGTACTCGTCGCTCACCGCCGCGCTCGAACATACCGACTTCCGCCGTCTCGACGAGCGGCCGCTCGACGACTGGATCTTCCACCTGTCCATCGTCTACGGCAAGACCCTGTCACCGGACGCCTGGGCCGAGCTCGAACGCGCCTCGCGGCGCGAGCTGACCGAACGTCCCCGTTGCATCGTCTCCGAGGCCGAGCTCGTCTGGTACGAAGACGGCGCCGAGCACGCCGAGGTCATCCCTCTCGGCTGA